In Kaistella faecalis, a genomic segment contains:
- a CDS encoding amidohydrolase, with product MNRNKFFNLWLLDKLRLVPTLLLFFSTATFAQKSADLIITNAKIYTVNQKFEIAESMAVSNGKIVAVGKSRDILKKFKSKNIQNLEGKTVYPGFIDAHCHFTGYATDKWKCELWGTKSWEEIIQRMTEYSKTAPMEWLYGRSWDQNDWPVKEFPNKVKLDELFPNRPVYLKRVDGHAAVANQKALDIAGITVNTKIAGGEIEVENGKLTGILIDNAMTLVEKYIPEISDEMAIQYFTELQKECFSYGLTSLHDCGISTHTFSLLEEMQKQDKLQMKIFALLSDEPSTYEEWIKKGRFTKGNITFGGYKVYSDGALGSRGACLLHDYSDKKDWKGFLLSDKQHFENLAKRLKNSDLQMCTHAIGDSANRTILKIYGDVLGIKNDRRWRIEHAQIVDKNDFNLFGKYSIIPSVQPTHATSDMYWAEERLGKERLKYSYAYEDLLKQNGWLPLGTDFPVEEINPIKTFYAAVARKDAKHFPANGFQKENALTREQALRGMTIWAAKAAFQEKEFGSLEVGKSADFVVLNQDLMTAEENSILNTKVLETFSNGNKVF from the coding sequence ATGAATAGAAATAAATTTTTTAATCTGTGGCTTTTGGACAAGTTACGACTTGTCCCTACGTTGCTTTTGTTTTTTTCTACGGCGACGTTTGCTCAAAAAAGCGCTGATCTGATCATTACAAACGCAAAAATTTATACCGTTAACCAAAAATTCGAGATTGCAGAATCGATGGCGGTTTCCAATGGAAAAATCGTTGCGGTGGGAAAGAGCAGGGATATTTTAAAGAAATTTAAATCCAAAAATATTCAGAACCTTGAGGGTAAAACTGTTTATCCGGGATTCATCGATGCGCACTGCCATTTCACAGGTTACGCCACGGACAAATGGAAGTGTGAACTGTGGGGAACAAAATCCTGGGAAGAAATCATTCAAAGAATGACGGAGTATTCCAAAACGGCTCCGATGGAGTGGCTCTACGGAAGAAGTTGGGACCAGAATGACTGGCCAGTAAAAGAATTTCCGAATAAAGTAAAGCTGGATGAACTTTTCCCGAACCGTCCTGTGTATTTAAAAAGAGTTGACGGTCACGCAGCCGTTGCCAATCAAAAAGCGCTGGATATCGCAGGCATAACGGTGAATACTAAAATCGCCGGCGGTGAAATTGAGGTCGAAAACGGAAAACTTACCGGAATTTTGATTGATAACGCGATGACGCTCGTGGAAAAATATATTCCAGAAATCAGCGATGAAATGGCGATACAGTATTTCACCGAATTGCAGAAAGAATGTTTTTCTTACGGATTAACATCGCTTCACGACTGCGGAATTTCAACCCATACCTTTTCACTCCTGGAAGAAATGCAGAAGCAGGACAAACTTCAGATGAAGATTTTTGCCTTGCTTTCAGATGAACCTTCAACCTATGAAGAATGGATCAAGAAAGGAAGATTCACGAAAGGAAATATCACTTTTGGCGGATATAAAGTTTATTCTGACGGAGCTTTAGGAAGCCGCGGCGCGTGTCTGCTTCACGATTATTCAGATAAAAAAGACTGGAAAGGTTTTCTTCTGAGTGATAAGCAACATTTTGAAAATTTAGCCAAAAGACTTAAAAACAGCGATCTTCAGATGTGCACGCACGCCATCGGAGATTCTGCGAACCGGACAATTCTCAAAATTTACGGTGATGTTTTAGGTATAAAAAATGACAGAAGATGGCGGATTGAACATGCCCAGATTGTTGACAAAAACGATTTTAATCTGTTCGGAAAATATTCGATAATTCCTTCTGTTCAGCCTACACATGCGACTTCGGATATGTACTGGGCGGAAGAAAGATTGGGAAAAGAGCGGCTTAAATATTCTTACGCTTATGAAGATTTATTGAAACAGAACGGCTGGCTTCCTCTGGGAACGGATTTTCCGGTCGAAGAAATCAATCCGATCAAGACTTTTTATGCGGCGGTTGCGAGAAAAGACGCCAAACATTTTCCGGCCAACGGTTTTCAGAAAGAAAATGCGTTGACAAGAGAACAGGCATTGCGCGGAATGACAATCTGGGCGGCCAAAGCAGCTTTTCAGGAAAAGGAATTCGGAAGTCTGGAAGTAGGGAAATCTGCGGATTTTGTGGTGCTGAATCAGGATTTAATGACAGCAGAAGAAAATTCAATTTTAAACACAAAAGTTTTGGAGACATTTTCAAATGGAAACAAAGTATTTTAA
- a CDS encoding DUF2461 domain-containing protein — translation MSAAIKNSTLMFLKDLSKNNNRDWFTENKERYLSANSNVADLVEVLIEEIGKFDEEILKTDAKKALFRIYRDIRFSKDKSPYKTNFGAGLGMGKGNRISGYYLHIEPGKSFLAGGVYQPEPSVLKEIRREISMNSKEFLSILEQDEFRNNFRGLSVEQKLQRVPAGFEKDDPMAEFLKLKNFIVVHPVSNEALMKENAAESFAKIFKSIKPLNDFLSAPFL, via the coding sequence ATGTCTGCAGCCATCAAAAATTCAACCTTAATGTTCCTGAAAGATCTTAGCAAAAACAATAACCGCGATTGGTTTACCGAAAATAAGGAACGTTACTTATCCGCCAACAGCAATGTGGCAGATTTGGTTGAAGTACTGATTGAAGAAATCGGAAAATTCGATGAAGAAATCTTAAAAACAGATGCTAAAAAAGCATTGTTCAGAATTTACAGAGACATAAGATTCTCCAAAGACAAATCACCTTACAAAACCAATTTCGGTGCGGGTTTAGGAATGGGAAAAGGAAACAGAATTTCAGGCTACTATCTTCATATCGAGCCCGGAAAATCTTTTTTAGCAGGCGGTGTTTACCAGCCCGAACCTTCTGTCTTAAAGGAAATACGTAGAGAAATCTCCATGAACAGCAAAGAATTCCTGAGTATTTTAGAACAGGATGAATTCCGGAATAATTTCCGCGGTTTAAGTGTAGAACAAAAGCTGCAGCGCGTTCCTGCCGGTTTCGAAAAAGATGACCCGATGGCGGAATTTTTAAAACTCAAGAATTTTATTGTTGTTCATCCTGTTTCCAACGAAGCGCTGATGAAAGAAAATGCAGCAGAAAGTTTCGCCAAAATCTTTAAAAGCATTAAACCGCTCAACGATTTTCTGAGCGCGCCTTTTCTTTGA
- a CDS encoding FkbM family methyltransferase, which translates to MSLYQRLTEKLQFFTPGFYKARYFKHLKNISRENYSARNIEPELIWIKDFLKKDAVMIDIGANVGSFIYQMEQKLSPQNIYAFEPNKKIYNRLKRIFPQVHIYPLALSDRNETAEFKIPVIKGKTYTSRGTLKLDYRENEESKHILQQVKVIKLDDWAGLENLKKIDFIKIDVEGNEMNTLRGAKKVIEEYRPTLMVEMEQRHHSEPLPDLIHEIENWGYGAFFFNRTTFELEKLTENIITGTAGNRVGSKAAYINNIIFIPQPLKNTDI; encoded by the coding sequence ATGTCTTTATATCAACGATTAACCGAAAAATTACAGTTCTTTACCCCGGGTTTTTACAAAGCGAGATATTTTAAACATTTAAAAAATATTTCAAGGGAGAACTATTCAGCGCGCAATATTGAGCCGGAACTGATATGGATTAAAGATTTTCTCAAAAAAGATGCAGTAATGATTGATATTGGTGCCAACGTAGGAAGTTTCATCTATCAGATGGAACAAAAACTTTCGCCACAGAATATCTACGCCTTCGAACCCAACAAAAAAATCTACAACCGTCTCAAAAGAATTTTTCCGCAGGTTCATATTTATCCACTGGCGCTTTCTGACAGAAACGAAACTGCAGAATTTAAAATCCCGGTGATTAAAGGAAAAACATATACTTCAAGAGGAACTTTGAAACTCGATTACCGCGAAAATGAAGAATCAAAACATATTCTTCAGCAGGTAAAAGTGATTAAACTTGATGATTGGGCCGGCCTTGAAAACCTGAAAAAAATCGATTTCATTAAAATTGATGTCGAAGGAAATGAAATGAACACCCTGCGCGGCGCAAAAAAAGTGATCGAAGAATACCGCCCGACTTTAATGGTGGAAATGGAACAGCGGCATCATTCCGAACCCCTTCCGGATTTGATTCATGAAATTGAAAACTGGGGTTACGGCGCTTTTTTCTTTAACCGGACAACTTTCGAACTCGAAAAACTGACTGAAAATATAATTACCGGAACCGCCGGAAACAGAGTAGGCAGCAAAGCAGCGTACATCAACAACATAATATTTATTCCGCAACCGCTAAAAAATACCGACATATGA
- a CDS encoding alpha-amylase family glycosyl hydrolase: MKKIFLLAGFALLSSCSTVQNSNNKTFTWEGANMYFLLTDRFKNGDQTNDVNFERTEKAAVLRGFEGGDLRGIIQKLDDNYFSDLGINAIWMTPVVEQIHNATDEGTGKTYGFHGYWTKDWTALDPNFGTKQDLKELVEKAHAKGIRIVLDAVINHTGPVTPTDPVYPNSWVRTSPQCTYNTYQNTTACTLVANLPDIITESNAEAELPQMLVEKWKKEGRYEAEIKSLNEFFARTGYPRAPKYYIMKWLADYVERFGIDGYRVDTVKHTNEDVWKDFQKVSQEAFDIYKRNNPSKVLDNNLFFTVGEVYGYGISQKQDYDFGDKKVNYYQNGFKSLINFDFKGDANKSYEELFSGYSKILHSDLNGKTVMNYLTSHDDGSPFDKDRKRTYESATKLLLAPGISQVYYGDETARDLTIEGATGDATLRSNMNWNDLQNFAETRKLLQHYQKLGKFRANHPAVGAGVHQMISSSPYWFTRSYNNDKVLIGLDLNTGIKEISVSDIFENGTKLHDAYSGKTVKVENGKAIINTEFSLVLFEQI, translated from the coding sequence ATGAAAAAGATATTTCTACTCGCCGGATTTGCGCTCCTTTCTTCCTGTTCTACGGTTCAGAATTCCAATAACAAAACCTTCACCTGGGAAGGGGCTAATATGTATTTTCTTTTGACCGACCGGTTCAAAAATGGTGATCAAACCAATGATGTCAATTTTGAAAGAACGGAAAAAGCAGCAGTTTTAAGAGGATTTGAAGGAGGCGATCTGCGCGGGATTATTCAGAAGCTTGATGATAATTATTTTTCGGATTTGGGAATCAATGCGATTTGGATGACACCGGTTGTAGAACAGATTCATAACGCAACAGACGAGGGAACCGGTAAAACTTACGGATTTCACGGCTATTGGACGAAAGACTGGACCGCACTGGATCCGAATTTCGGTACAAAACAGGATCTAAAGGAACTTGTAGAAAAAGCCCACGCCAAAGGAATCAGAATTGTTTTGGATGCAGTGATTAATCACACGGGTCCGGTAACGCCAACCGATCCGGTTTACCCGAACTCCTGGGTGCGTACTTCACCACAGTGTACTTACAATACTTACCAAAACACCACGGCTTGTACGTTGGTCGCCAATCTTCCGGATATTATTACTGAATCAAATGCTGAAGCCGAACTGCCGCAAATGTTGGTTGAAAAATGGAAAAAAGAGGGCAGATATGAAGCAGAAATAAAATCTCTTAATGAATTTTTTGCCAGAACAGGTTATCCAAGAGCGCCAAAATATTATATCATGAAATGGCTTGCTGATTATGTAGAGCGATTTGGAATTGATGGCTATCGAGTAGATACAGTGAAGCACACGAATGAAGATGTTTGGAAAGATTTCCAGAAGGTAAGTCAGGAAGCTTTTGATATTTATAAAAGAAACAATCCCTCGAAAGTTCTTGATAATAATCTGTTTTTCACTGTTGGTGAAGTTTACGGCTATGGAATTTCGCAAAAACAGGATTACGATTTCGGTGATAAAAAAGTAAATTATTACCAAAACGGTTTCAAGTCACTCATCAATTTCGATTTTAAAGGCGATGCTAACAAATCTTACGAAGAGCTTTTTTCAGGCTATTCAAAGATTCTTCATTCTGATCTAAATGGTAAGACGGTGATGAATTATCTTACCTCTCACGACGATGGTTCCCCTTTCGATAAAGACAGAAAAAGAACTTACGAATCGGCAACCAAACTTCTTTTAGCTCCCGGAATTTCTCAAGTTTATTACGGCGACGAAACTGCGCGCGATTTAACGATTGAAGGTGCGACAGGAGATGCCACGCTTCGTAGCAACATGAACTGGAACGATCTTCAGAATTTTGCTGAAACGAGAAAACTTCTTCAGCATTATCAGAAGCTAGGAAAATTCCGTGCAAATCATCCGGCGGTTGGAGCGGGAGTTCATCAAATGATTTCGTCATCACCTTATTGGTTTACAAGATCTTATAACAATGACAAAGTTTTAATTGGGTTAGATTTAAATACAGGTATTAAAGAAATTTCCGTATCGGATATTTTTGAAAACGGTACCAAACTCCACGACGCATACTCCGGAAAAACAGTAAAAGTCGAAAATGGAAAAGCAATAATCAATACCGAATTTTCGTTGGTTTTGTTTGAACAGATTTAA
- a CDS encoding transposase, with the protein MEGRKRNRKQGFDYTQDAIYFITICTKDRLLHFGKIVQGKMIESAAGSIVADQIRWLEQQYPYFELHNFVVMPNHVHLLFRIDREKIKNERIKIKSVSSLIGALKTTTSKQIHLLGNTSFMWQRSFHDHIVRTDERYRRIDQYITNNPEKWNKDKFYE; encoded by the coding sequence ATGGAAGGCCGCAAAAGAAATAGAAAGCAAGGTTTCGATTATACGCAGGACGCAATTTATTTTATCACTATTTGCACGAAAGACAGGCTTCTCCATTTTGGAAAAATTGTACAAGGTAAAATGATTGAAAGTGCGGCCGGAAGTATTGTAGCAGACCAAATTCGATGGCTCGAACAGCAATATCCTTACTTTGAATTACATAATTTTGTGGTGATGCCAAATCATGTTCACCTTTTATTTCGAATTGACCGAGAAAAAATAAAAAATGAAAGGATCAAAATCAAGTCGGTTTCTTCTTTAATTGGCGCATTAAAAACCACGACTTCGAAACAGATTCATCTTTTGGGAAATACATCTTTTATGTGGCAGCGTTCGTTTCACGATCATATTGTGAGGACTGACGAGAGATATCGAAGAATTGATCAATATATAACTAATAATCCCGAAAAGTGGAATAAAGATAAATTTTATGAATAG
- a CDS encoding lipopolysaccharide biosynthesis protein, protein MSVVARQGFKYSLIGYLGFLLGTFSAIFVFPHDMEFYGKLRYVLPTAEMLLPIVVFGLSFSNVKFYTQTKQDGKHQNFLSLSLLGVLANFLIFLTGYFAVNLLFPKLQETEMWQMKRLILPLILVLAFSAVFNKYLSNFKRIAIPNIFENLLPKVANLGAFCLFFFLGFPEKAAYLFFILMFIVGLFGYIYYTNRLEKLKPDFSTDYIKKDNLWKEVLNYSFYGFLGNIGNFIAVRIDSVMIGEFLGFEPNGVYNTLYSIISLITVPAMGLYSISAPIINKHLAENNFEELDRMHKKSSLVLFFLGFVLLSCVLVGFPYLTHFIKNGELLRQSEPVIWVLGFAMLFDLATGFNGHIISLSKYYRFNIVVMLFLAVTTVTLNLYFLKNTNLELFGVAIATAISLTLFNIAKIVFNYIKFGVFPLTIEMIYALIIGTLGITVAVILPEFKSSFVNLFYKPGIVLLMFFVGNYFLKIFPLGEYINRNFLKSLFKF, encoded by the coding sequence ATGAGTGTTGTAGCGCGGCAGGGATTTAAATATTCATTGATTGGATATCTGGGTTTTTTACTCGGAACGTTCTCAGCAATATTCGTTTTTCCCCACGATATGGAGTTTTACGGAAAACTCCGTTACGTACTTCCTACCGCAGAAATGCTGCTCCCAATCGTCGTGTTCGGGCTGTCTTTTTCGAATGTAAAATTCTATACGCAAACAAAGCAAGACGGTAAACACCAGAATTTCCTGTCGCTCTCGCTGTTGGGCGTTTTGGCGAATTTCCTGATTTTCCTTACCGGATATTTTGCGGTAAATCTGCTCTTTCCGAAGCTTCAGGAAACCGAGATGTGGCAAATGAAACGCCTGATTTTGCCATTAATTCTTGTACTCGCGTTCAGCGCGGTTTTTAATAAATATTTATCAAATTTCAAGCGGATCGCCATTCCGAATATCTTCGAAAACCTTTTGCCCAAAGTTGCCAACCTGGGCGCGTTCTGTCTGTTCTTCTTTCTCGGGTTTCCGGAAAAAGCAGCGTATCTGTTCTTTATTCTTATGTTTATTGTGGGACTTTTCGGATATATTTATTACACGAACAGACTTGAAAAACTAAAACCTGATTTTTCTACAGATTATATCAAAAAAGACAATCTGTGGAAAGAAGTTCTGAATTACAGTTTTTATGGGTTTCTGGGCAACATCGGAAATTTCATTGCGGTGAGAATCGACAGTGTGATGATTGGGGAATTTCTGGGGTTCGAACCGAACGGAGTTTACAACACCCTCTACTCTATTATTTCTCTTATCACTGTTCCGGCGATGGGTTTATACAGTATTTCGGCACCGATTATCAATAAACATCTTGCTGAAAACAATTTCGAGGAGCTCGACAGGATGCATAAAAAATCATCACTTGTTCTCTTTTTTCTGGGCTTCGTTTTGCTGTCCTGTGTTTTGGTCGGGTTTCCTTATTTAACTCATTTTATTAAGAACGGCGAGCTCTTGAGACAATCGGAACCGGTTATCTGGGTACTGGGATTTGCGATGCTTTTTGATCTGGCTACAGGATTCAACGGTCATATAATTTCTCTTTCGAAATATTACCGTTTCAATATTGTAGTGATGCTGTTTTTAGCGGTAACGACGGTGACACTAAACCTGTATTTCCTTAAAAATACAAACCTTGAACTTTTTGGAGTGGCCATTGCAACTGCAATATCTTTAACACTATTCAATATCGCAAAGATCGTTTTCAACTACATTAAATTTGGGGTATTTCCGCTCACAATCGAAATGATTTACGCTCTAATCATCGGAACTTTAGGAATTACTGTAGCGGTAATTTTACCGGAATTCAAGAGCAGTTTTGTGAATTTATTCTATAAACCTGGAATTGTTCTTCTGATGTTTTTTGTGGGAAATTATTTCCTGAAAATTTTTCCGCTCGGCGAATATATCAACCGTAATTTCCTGAAAAGCCTCTTTAAATTTTAG
- a CDS encoding glycosyltransferase family 2 protein, translating to MRFLIVIPTHNEQKNILFCLESLKNQTFRDYEIVVVNDGSTDKTQDMVSAFISDPMISDKFSIINLEKSEHEPGAKVVRTFNKGLETADLSRFDILCKFDADIIFPENYLKKLNALYEENPKAGMVSGIVKIKKSVFEKNLAFDFKDEKNHWIFENISSKNHVRGPIKSYRKQCFEDMNGLRPVLGWDNIDVMLAKKHGWEVITIKDLWVKHLRPTAYKYKNQKAEKLGEYFYNIGLSLPLTVISSAKSALKNKSVSEFFLTLKSFLKQNGKRKISDEEIKFVRNLRWGQLFNKRK from the coding sequence ATGAGGTTTCTGATCGTCATTCCTACCCACAATGAGCAAAAAAACATTCTTTTCTGCCTGGAATCTCTGAAAAACCAAACCTTCAGAGATTATGAGATCGTGGTCGTCAATGACGGCTCAACGGACAAAACGCAGGACATGGTTTCAGCGTTTATTTCGGATCCAATGATCAGCGATAAATTTTCAATAATAAATTTGGAAAAATCCGAACATGAACCCGGCGCAAAAGTCGTCAGAACCTTTAATAAAGGTTTGGAAACGGCAGATTTATCCAGGTTTGACATCCTCTGTAAGTTTGACGCAGATATAATTTTTCCTGAAAATTATCTCAAGAAACTTAATGCGCTTTATGAGGAAAATCCAAAGGCAGGAATGGTTTCAGGAATTGTGAAGATCAAAAAATCGGTTTTCGAAAAGAATTTAGCTTTCGACTTTAAAGACGAAAAAAATCACTGGATTTTTGAAAATATTTCCTCTAAAAATCACGTCCGCGGACCAATAAAGTCTTACCGGAAGCAATGTTTTGAGGACATGAACGGTTTGCGGCCGGTTCTCGGCTGGGACAATATTGACGTAATGCTCGCAAAAAAACACGGTTGGGAAGTTATTACCATTAAAGATTTGTGGGTAAAACATCTGAGACCGACCGCATACAAATACAAAAATCAAAAGGCTGAAAAACTGGGAGAATATTTCTACAACATTGGTTTGAGTTTGCCTTTAACTGTGATTTCTTCCGCAAAATCTGCTTTAAAAAATAAATCCGTTTCTGAATTTTTCCTCACCCTGAAATCGTTTTTAAAACAAAACGGCAAAAGGAAAATATCCGATGAGGAAATTAAATTTGTCCGGAATCTGAGGTGGGGTCAGTTGTTTAATAAAAGAAAGTAA
- a CDS encoding YciI family protein: MKTVIFYENNPEATMEQFMEVYPKHQENEERCLKTGKVIGIGPFSIPGEGAMGIFADLESAEDFVKNDPFVQEGLVSKVTYRQWQDELL, translated from the coding sequence ATGAAAACAGTCATTTTTTACGAGAACAATCCTGAGGCAACGATGGAGCAGTTTATGGAGGTTTATCCTAAACATCAGGAAAACGAGGAAAGGTGCTTAAAAACCGGAAAAGTAATTGGGATCGGTCCGTTTTCCATTCCCGGAGAAGGCGCAATGGGAATTTTCGCCGACCTCGAGTCTGCAGAAGACTTTGTGAAAAACGATCCTTTTGTTCAGGAAGGTTTGGTTTCGAAAGTCACGTACAGACAATGGCAGGATGAACTTCTTTAA
- a CDS encoding TlpA family protein disulfide reductase, whose amino-acid sequence MKRIASLLTIFISCVVFSQKVPEINKTEFSNEALAQKITSQNGKKLSVSEVLKMHEGKILIIDFWASWCRDCILALPSTKELKAKNPEIEFVYFSLDRSHEQWKKGLEKYQIAENENYWFDEGWKNNFNNYIDLNWVPRFIIVDQKGGIAKYYAISPADPEMQKTIDQLKSKSL is encoded by the coding sequence ATGAAAAGAATAGCCAGCTTACTAACGATCTTCATTTCCTGCGTGGTTTTTTCGCAAAAAGTTCCCGAAATCAATAAAACTGAATTCTCAAATGAGGCATTAGCACAGAAAATTACCTCCCAAAACGGCAAAAAACTTTCGGTTTCAGAAGTTTTAAAAATGCATGAAGGCAAAATTTTAATCATTGATTTCTGGGCGAGCTGGTGCCGTGACTGTATTCTGGCATTGCCGTCAACGAAGGAACTTAAAGCGAAAAACCCCGAGATCGAGTTTGTTTATTTTTCCCTCGACCGCTCGCACGAACAGTGGAAAAAAGGTCTGGAAAAGTATCAGATTGCAGAAAACGAAAATTATTGGTTTGATGAAGGCTGGAAAAATAATTTCAATAATTACATCGACCTGAACTGGGTTCCGAGGTTTATTATTGTTGACCAGAAAGGCGGAATTGCAAAATATTATGCAATAAGTCCCGCCGATCCCGAAATGCAAAAAACGATTGATCAGCTGAAAAGCAAAAGTCTTTAA